One region of Patescibacteria group bacterium genomic DNA includes:
- a CDS encoding WhiB family transcriptional regulator, giving the protein MSTKPIPYDENLISQWMEMGACRSSGTEIFFSSSTKDQNIAKAMCSHCPVINICLRFALENYEIGVWGGTSDRQRKNIRKYRPN; this is encoded by the coding sequence ATGTCGACCAAACCAATACCTTATGACGAAAACCTAATTTCTCAATGGATGGAAATGGGTGCTTGCAGAAGCTCAGGTACAGAAATATTTTTTTCGAGCAGCACAAAAGACCAAAATATTGCTAAAGCGATGTGTTCACACTGCCCAGTAATTAATATTTGCCTGAGATTTGCTCTCGAAAACTACGAAATTGGGGTCTGGGGTGGCACTAGCGACAGACAAAGAAAGAATATCAGAAAATATCGACCGAATTAA
- a CDS encoding class I SAM-dependent methyltransferase, with product MLDEYHQKYANRSDEEMSDRIAEKEKELILIRDAVSPKFSSGILNIAVMGCGEKRFVAGHREIFSKVFEKPVNITTFDITINHLAGEENIIQHDCTQPLPGGPYDITFAHVLLRFIPKEKQWDLFKNSFNALKDGGIAIHVLDPEDYETTELVDLPAIEENLKKEGISSATVKLPIGQALVLIK from the coding sequence ATGCTAGACGAATATCATCAAAAATATGCAAACCGCTCTGATGAGGAAATGAGCGACCGAATTGCCGAGAAAGAAAAAGAACTTATTTTAATTCGTGATGCCGTTAGTCCTAAATTCTCATCGGGTATTCTAAATATCGCAGTGATGGGCTGTGGCGAGAAGCGGTTTGTTGCAGGGCATAGAGAAATATTTTCAAAAGTTTTTGAGAAACCGGTGAATATTACTACTTTTGATATTACAATTAATCACTTAGCCGGTGAAGAAAATATCATCCAGCACGACTGTACGCAGCCATTGCCGGGTGGACCATATGACATTACCTTTGCTCATGTATTATTACGATTTATTCCAAAAGAAAAACAATGGGATTTATTTAAAAATTCATTCAATGCACTTAAAGATGGCGGTATTGCGATACATGTTCTTGACCCAGAAGATTATGAGACAACAGAATTAGTCGACTTACCAGCAATAGAAGAAAACCTCAAAAAAGAAGGTATATCTTCAGCAACAGTGAAATTGCCTATTGGGCAAGCACTTGTGCTGATTAAATAG
- a CDS encoding amino acid racemase, with the protein MKIPGIIGGLGPETTANFYLQMNQLAIKNNFSIRPACLIWNTPIPYNIEQQLLLGNTGIEKYEPYLVDAAKHLESGGADFIVIPCNTVHLLIEKVRQATSLPVISIIDETALVLQLNGVKRVLVLATEQTVSSNLYSKQLKSRGVEEINITQPQQAEINEIILRLVHSKQTDTDKQKLIEIIQSYKTNADATVFACSDLHSLVAPSEKAKVFDSMEILAEATIREIQKD; encoded by the coding sequence ATGAAGATACCAGGAATTATAGGCGGTCTTGGCCCCGAAACAACAGCCAACTTTTATTTGCAGATGAACCAGCTCGCTATTAAAAATAATTTTTCTATTAGGCCGGCTTGTCTTATATGGAATACCCCAATTCCTTACAATATTGAACAGCAATTACTTTTGGGTAATACTGGGATCGAAAAATATGAACCGTATTTAGTCGATGCTGCTAAACATCTAGAAAGTGGTGGGGCTGACTTTATAGTTATCCCCTGCAATACAGTACACTTGCTGATAGAAAAAGTACGCCAGGCAACAAGTTTGCCGGTAATTAGTATTATTGACGAAACAGCTCTAGTCTTACAGCTAAATGGCGTGAAAAGAGTTCTCGTACTAGCTACAGAACAAACCGTATCTAGTAATTTATATAGCAAGCAATTAAAAAGTAGGGGCGTGGAAGAGATCAATATTACACAGCCACAACAGGCCGAAATTAATGAAATAATTTTGAGACTGGTACATAGTAAGCAAACCGATACAGACAAGCAAAAGCTAATAGAGATTATTCAGAGCTACAAAACAAATGCAGACGCCACCGTATTTGCTTGCTCTGATTTACATAGTTTAGTAGCACCAAGCGAAAAGGCAAAAGTCTTTGACAGTATGGAAATATTAGCCGAAGCAACTATTAGAGAAATTCAAAAAGACTAG
- a CDS encoding AAA family ATPase — protein sequence MKPRLYFIAGISGSGKTTVGRRIEQLGEVAFDSKIQKGLFRFADKDGNQPDDYQPNDSDWMEKYHWVLNKPMLDNLMEQNKTAKRVFLCGGADDLMQYWPLGEKVFLLKVDGETMLKRLREEKRDNSFGKDKQTQDRLLERLDRYQDKTVRLGAIPIDAKKSVNEIIKNILEQSK from the coding sequence ATGAAGCCAAGATTGTATTTTATTGCCGGTATTTCGGGTTCGGGTAAAACGACAGTAGGTCGTAGGATAGAGCAATTAGGCGAAGTTGCTTTCGATAGCAAAATTCAAAAAGGCTTGTTTCGCTTTGCAGACAAAGATGGCAATCAGCCAGATGACTATCAGCCAAACGATAGCGACTGGATGGAAAAATATCATTGGGTATTAAATAAACCCATGCTTGATAACTTAATGGAACAAAATAAGACTGCAAAAAGAGTGTTTCTTTGTGGTGGTGCAGATGATTTAATGCAGTACTGGCCACTGGGTGAAAAAGTGTTCTTACTAAAAGTTGACGGCGAAACAATGCTAAAAAGGCTTCGAGAAGAAAAAAGAGATAATAGTTTTGGCAAAGATAAACAAACCCAAGACAGATTGTTAGAACGACTTGACCGTTATCAAGACAAGACGGTGCGTCTTGGTGCTATCCCGATAGATGCAAAAAAGTCAGTTAATGAGATTATCAAGAATATATTAGAGCAATCCAAATAA
- a CDS encoding Ltp family lipoprotein, protein MKKEEAKKPENQKEPKVNNSETSQNTPPVATSGTQKDFMAAAMLSLFLGWFGIDRFYLGYVGSGILKLITFGGCGLWYLIDLILILTGSLKSVDKQDLKDRQKNIKLALIITAVVFGIGLLMSIVSSATRPPTTSNTQPQQQVQKTEEAKKDEPKKEEPKQPEVPTEYKSALSKATSYANNQHMSKLAVYDQLTSEYGEKFSAAAAQYAVDNVKADWNANALVKAKSYQSIQNMSPEAIRDQLTSQYGEKFTPAEADYAIQNLNN, encoded by the coding sequence ATGAAAAAAGAAGAAGCTAAAAAACCAGAAAATCAAAAAGAGCCAAAAGTGAATAATAGCGAAACTAGCCAAAATACACCTCCTGTAGCTACATCCGGCACTCAAAAAGACTTTATGGCAGCAGCAATGCTGTCACTTTTTTTAGGATGGTTTGGGATAGATAGATTTTACCTTGGATATGTCGGTTCAGGAATACTTAAACTAATAACTTTTGGTGGTTGTGGTTTATGGTATCTTATCGATTTAATATTAATTCTCACCGGGTCGCTAAAGTCTGTAGATAAACAAGATTTAAAGGATAGACAAAAGAACATAAAATTGGCTTTAATTATCACAGCCGTTGTATTTGGTATTGGCCTACTGATGAGTATTGTTTCTAGTGCCACAAGACCACCTACAACATCAAACACTCAACCGCAACAACAGGTACAGAAGACAGAAGAAGCCAAGAAAGATGAACCAAAAAAGGAAGAACCTAAACAGCCTGAAGTACCTACAGAATATAAATCCGCACTTTCTAAGGCAACTTCGTATGCTAACAACCAACACATGTCAAAACTAGCTGTTTATGACCAGCTTACATCAGAGTATGGTGAAAAGTTCTCTGCTGCTGCGGCACAGTATGCTGTAGATAATGTTAAAGCCGATTGGAATGCTAATGCTCTGGTAAAAGCAAAAAGTTATCAAAGTATACAGAATATGTCGCCAGAAGCAATTCGTGACCAACTAACATCTCAGTATGGAGAGAAATTTACACCAGCAGAGGCAGATTACGCTATCCAAAACCTTAACAATTAG